From the Kitasatospora viridis genome, one window contains:
- the infC gene encoding translation initiation factor IF-3, which produces MSTEPRINDRIRVPEVRLVGPSGEQVGIVPLAKALELAQEYDLDLVEVAATARPPVCKLMDYGKFKYESAMKAREARKNQAHTVIKEMKLRPKIDPHDYDTKKGHVVRFLKQGDKVKITIMFRGREQSRPELGFRLLQRLANDVQDLGFVESSAKQDGRNMIMVLGPHKKKTEAMAEARAAQDARKAERLGRGQADAEADVADEDLVDDLADDDLAEDDLAEDVADEDVEDEGATQDQAEDGADADAAEKPAEVAQDA; this is translated from the coding sequence GTCGGCATCGTGCCGCTTGCCAAGGCGCTGGAGCTCGCGCAGGAGTACGACCTCGACCTGGTCGAGGTCGCGGCGACCGCCCGGCCGCCCGTGTGCAAGCTCATGGACTACGGCAAGTTCAAGTACGAGTCGGCCATGAAGGCCCGTGAGGCGCGCAAGAACCAGGCGCACACGGTCATCAAGGAGATGAAGCTCCGGCCGAAGATCGACCCGCACGACTATGACACCAAGAAGGGTCACGTCGTCCGGTTCCTCAAGCAGGGCGACAAGGTCAAGATCACGATCATGTTCCGCGGTCGTGAGCAGTCCCGCCCCGAGCTGGGCTTCCGACTGCTGCAGCGGCTCGCGAACGACGTCCAGGACCTGGGCTTCGTGGAGAGCTCGGCCAAGCAGGACGGCCGGAACATGATCATGGTTCTCGGCCCGCACAAGAAGAAGACCGAGGCGATGGCCGAGGCCCGCGCCGCCCAGGACGCCCGCAAGGCGGAGCGTCTGGGCCGTGGCCAGGCGGACGCCGAGGCCGACGTCGCCGACGAGGACCTCGTGGACGACCTGGCCGACGACGACCTGGCTGAGGACGACCTCGCCGAGGACGTCGCGGACGAGGACGTCGAGGACGAGGGCGCGACCCAGGACCAGGCGGAGGACGGCGCCGACGCCGACGCCGCCGAGAAGCCGGCCGAGGTCGCCCAGGACGCCTGA
- the rpmI gene encoding 50S ribosomal protein L35 gives MPKQKTHSGASKRFKITGSGKVLRERAGKRHLLEHKPSTLTRRLSGTAEMAPADAKKIKKLLGK, from the coding sequence ATGCCGAAGCAGAAGACGCACAGTGGCGCGAGCAAGCGCTTCAAGATCACGGGTTCTGGCAAGGTGCTGCGCGAGCGCGCCGGCAAGCGCCACCTCCTGGAGCACAAGCCCTCCACGCTGACCCGCCGTCTGAGCGGCACCGCCGAGATGGCTCCCGCGGACGCCAAGAAGATCAAGAAGCTTCTCGGCAAGTGA
- the rplT gene encoding 50S ribosomal protein L20: protein MARVKRAVNAHKKRRVILERASGYRGQRSRLYRKAKEQVTHSLVYNYNDRKKRKGDFRQLWIQRINAAARANGMTYNRFVQGLKAASIEIDRKMLAELAVNDPNAFAALVEAAQKALPTDVNAPKVAADAA from the coding sequence GTGGCACGCGTCAAGCGGGCAGTGAACGCCCACAAGAAGCGCCGGGTCATCCTGGAGCGCGCCAGCGGCTACCGTGGCCAGCGCTCGCGCCTGTACCGCAAGGCCAAGGAGCAGGTCACCCACTCGCTCGTTTACAACTACAACGACCGCAAGAAGCGCAAGGGCGACTTCCGTCAGCTCTGGATCCAGCGCATCAACGCGGCGGCCCGTGCCAACGGCATGACCTACAACCGCTTCGTGCAGGGCCTGAAGGCCGCCAGCATCGAGATCGACCGCAAGATGCTGGCCGAGCTGGCCGTCAACGACCCGAACGCGTTCGCCGCGCTCGTCGAGGCCGCCCAGAAGGCGCTGCCGACCGACGTCAACGCGCCGAAGGTCGCCGCCGACGCCGCCTGA
- a CDS encoding TrmH family RNA methyltransferase, protein MASTDTPLLTSLRSPRVVAARKLARRAQRGKDRRFLAEGPQAVREAVAFGRLPDGEHVVVEVYATAEAAERHADIVAATRAAGLAVLTATDEVIADICDTVTPQGIVALCRFLDTPFQEVLSSRPKLVAVLANVRDPGNAGTVLRTADAAGADAVVLTDASVDLYNPKAVRASVGSLFHLPVAVGVPVEQAVAELKAAGVRVLAADGAGSRDLDQELDQGTLGAPTAWIFGNEAWGLPEQTRALADEVVRVPIHGHAESLNLATAAAVCLYASARAQRSPSGCRESATER, encoded by the coding sequence ATGGCCAGCACCGACACCCCCCTGCTCACCTCGCTCCGCTCGCCGCGGGTGGTCGCCGCCCGCAAGTTGGCCCGGCGGGCCCAGCGCGGCAAGGACCGCCGCTTCCTCGCCGAGGGGCCGCAGGCGGTCCGCGAGGCGGTGGCCTTCGGCCGGCTGCCCGACGGCGAGCACGTGGTGGTCGAGGTCTACGCGACCGCGGAGGCCGCCGAGCGGCACGCGGACATCGTCGCGGCGACCAGGGCGGCGGGCCTGGCGGTGCTGACCGCGACCGACGAGGTGATCGCGGACATCTGCGACACCGTCACCCCGCAGGGCATCGTGGCGCTCTGCCGGTTCCTGGACACCCCGTTCCAGGAGGTGCTGAGCAGCCGGCCGAAGCTGGTCGCGGTGCTGGCCAACGTGCGCGACCCCGGCAACGCGGGCACCGTGCTGCGCACCGCCGACGCGGCCGGGGCGGACGCCGTGGTGCTCACCGACGCCTCGGTGGACCTGTACAACCCCAAGGCGGTGCGGGCCTCGGTGGGCAGCCTGTTCCACCTGCCGGTGGCGGTCGGGGTGCCGGTCGAGCAGGCGGTGGCCGAGCTGAAGGCCGCCGGGGTGCGGGTGCTGGCCGCCGACGGCGCGGGCAGCCGCGACCTGGACCAGGAGCTGGACCAGGGCACGCTGGGCGCGCCGACCGCCTGGATCTTCGGCAACGAGGCCTGGGGTCTGCCGGAGCAGACCCGCGCACTCGCCGACGAGGTGGTGCGCGTGCCCATTCACGGTCACGCCGAGAGCCTGAACCTCGCCACCGCCGCCGCCGTCTGCCTCTACGCCTCGGCCCGCGCCCAGCGTTCGCCCTCAGGGTGTCGCGAGTCGGCCACCGAGCGCTAG
- a CDS encoding sensor histidine kinase: MVGGEERPGAATALPGPDPDGPSDPVGLSQPVGLCADELPDGLVIADQDGLVVCFNAAAARLTGISPAVALGRPLEQALPLEDLDGRRWWPLTDPYGGLAIRSRQPERNLLLPGSNREVLVSARYVRAHPRGPVRRLVVALRGTEARRRTERAHAELIATVAHELRSPLTSVKGFTATLLNKWERFTDGQKRVMLETVNADADRVTRLIAELLDISRIDAGRLEIRKQVVDLSAAVRRQVAGRVAAGVPSARFDIRLAADLPQQWADPDKVDQVLANLLENAVRHGEGTVTIEVAPAKEVVEPASWEQPGTAPRYVEGTAVTVSDEGGGIPEESMPRVFTRFWRGSKRGGTGLGLYIVKGIVEAHGGTIRIDRAPGGGARFRFILPAGVPEFMV, translated from the coding sequence ATGGTCGGCGGCGAGGAACGGCCCGGTGCGGCGACGGCCTTGCCCGGCCCCGATCCTGACGGCCCGTCGGATCCCGTCGGCTTGTCGCAGCCCGTCGGGCTGTGCGCCGACGAGCTGCCGGACGGCCTGGTGATCGCCGACCAGGACGGCCTGGTGGTCTGCTTCAACGCCGCCGCCGCCCGGCTCACCGGGATCAGCCCGGCCGTCGCGCTGGGCCGCCCGCTGGAGCAGGCGCTGCCGCTGGAGGACCTGGACGGCCGCCGCTGGTGGCCGCTGACCGACCCCTACGGCGGACTGGCGATCCGCAGCCGGCAGCCGGAGCGCAACCTGCTGCTGCCCGGCTCGAACCGCGAGGTGCTGGTCTCCGCCCGCTACGTCCGCGCCCACCCGCGGGGCCCGGTGCGCCGCCTGGTGGTGGCGCTGCGCGGCACCGAGGCGCGGCGGCGCACCGAACGGGCGCACGCCGAGCTGATCGCCACCGTGGCGCACGAGCTGCGCTCGCCGCTGACCAGCGTCAAGGGCTTCACCGCGACCCTGCTGAACAAGTGGGAGAGGTTCACCGACGGCCAGAAGCGGGTGATGCTGGAGACGGTGAACGCGGACGCCGACCGGGTCACCCGGCTGATCGCCGAACTGCTGGACATCTCCCGGATCGACGCCGGCCGGCTGGAGATCCGCAAGCAGGTGGTGGACCTGTCGGCCGCGGTGCGCCGGCAGGTGGCCGGCCGGGTCGCGGCCGGCGTCCCGTCCGCCCGGTTCGACATCCGGCTCGCCGCGGACCTGCCGCAGCAGTGGGCCGATCCGGACAAGGTGGACCAGGTGCTGGCCAACCTGCTGGAAAACGCGGTGCGGCACGGCGAGGGAACTGTCACCATCGAGGTGGCGCCGGCCAAGGAGGTCGTCGAGCCCGCCAGCTGGGAGCAGCCGGGCACCGCGCCGAGGTACGTGGAGGGGACGGCGGTGACGGTGAGCGACGAGGGCGGCGGCATCCCCGAGGAGTCGATGCCCCGCGTCTTCACCCGCTTCTGGCGCGGCTCCAAGCGCGGCGGCACCGGTCTGGGCCTCTACATCGTCAAGGGCATCGTCGAGGCGCACGGCGGCACCATCCGGATCGACCGGGCCCCCGGGGGCGGCGCGCGGTTCCGATTTATCCTGCCCGCCGGGGTGCCCGAGTTCATGGTCTGA
- the pheS gene encoding phenylalanine--tRNA ligase subunit alpha, which yields MSAPNKSYDPVEVEALKPEEVERARDEAVAAFAAAGSLDELKQAKIAHTGDRSPLALANREIGALPPQAKAAAGKLIGQARGAVNKALADRQVELEAERDARVLVEEAVDVTLPYDRLPRGARHPLTTLAERVEDTFIAMGYSIAEGPEVEAEWLNFDALNLGPDHPARSMQDTFFVAAADGSPDSGMVLRTQTSPVQIRSMLSKQPPVYAVAPGRVYRTDELDATHTPVFRQVEGIAVDEGITFADLKGTIELLVSKLIGDELPLRWRPSYFPFTEPSAEVDLLCFVCRGESVGNPDRPCRTCSSEGWIELGGCGVVNPRVLIASGVDPERYSGFAFGLGLERILMNRHNVADMRDMVEGDVRFTLPFGVEI from the coding sequence ATGTCGGCACCCAACAAGTCCTACGACCCGGTTGAGGTCGAGGCATTGAAGCCCGAAGAGGTCGAGCGCGCCCGTGACGAGGCCGTCGCGGCCTTCGCCGCCGCCGGCAGCCTGGACGAGCTGAAGCAGGCCAAGATCGCGCACACCGGCGACCGTTCCCCGCTCGCCCTGGCCAACCGGGAGATCGGCGCACTGCCCCCGCAGGCCAAGGCCGCGGCCGGCAAGCTGATCGGCCAGGCCCGCGGCGCGGTGAACAAGGCGCTGGCGGACCGTCAGGTCGAACTGGAGGCCGAGCGCGACGCCCGGGTGCTGGTCGAGGAGGCGGTGGACGTCACCCTGCCGTACGACCGGCTGCCGCGCGGCGCCCGCCACCCGCTGACCACGCTGGCCGAGCGGGTCGAGGACACCTTCATCGCGATGGGCTACTCGATCGCCGAGGGCCCCGAGGTCGAGGCCGAGTGGCTCAACTTCGACGCGCTGAACCTGGGCCCGGACCACCCGGCCCGCTCGATGCAGGACACCTTCTTCGTGGCGGCCGCCGACGGCTCGCCCGACTCCGGCATGGTGCTGCGCACCCAGACCTCGCCGGTGCAGATCCGCAGCATGCTGAGCAAGCAGCCGCCGGTCTACGCCGTCGCGCCGGGCCGGGTCTACCGGACCGACGAGCTGGACGCCACCCACACCCCGGTGTTCCGCCAGGTCGAGGGCATCGCGGTGGACGAGGGCATCACCTTCGCCGACCTCAAGGGCACCATCGAGCTGCTGGTCTCCAAGCTGATCGGCGACGAGCTGCCGCTGCGCTGGCGGCCCTCGTACTTCCCGTTCACCGAGCCGAGCGCCGAGGTGGACCTGCTCTGCTTCGTCTGCCGCGGCGAGAGCGTGGGCAACCCGGACCGGCCGTGCCGGACCTGCTCCTCGGAGGGCTGGATCGAGCTCGGCGGCTGCGGCGTGGTCAACCCGCGGGTGCTGATCGCCTCCGGCGTGGACCCGGAGCGCTACAGCGGGTTCGCCTTCGGCCTGGGCCTGGAGCGGATCCTGATGAACCGTCACAACGTCGCCGACATGCGCGACATGGTCGAGGGTGACGTGCGTTTCACTCTCCCGTTCGGGGTGGAGATCTGA
- the pheT gene encoding phenylalanine--tRNA ligase subunit beta, protein MRVPLSWLREYVDLPESVTGREVAEKLIRAGLEVETVEQLGGDLKGPLVVGEVLSIEELTGFKKPIRYCMVNVGEANGTGEPQEIVCGARNFAVGDKVVVVLPGAVLPGPFPIAARQTYGRTSAGMICSSRELGMGDTASDSLGGDGIIVLPPEYAPGTDAVELLQLVDEVLDIAVTPDRGYCLSMRGVAREAAAAFGLPLADPALLDVPPANSYGYLVKIADPVGCDRFVARTVVGIDPAAKSPIWLQRRLQKMHVRPISLTVDITNYVMLEVGQPLHAYDRARVDGPITVRRAEPGEVLTTLDGQKRELAAEDLLICDNSGPIGLAGVMGGASTEILDPVADPETGQVTGSTEVIIEAAHFDPVAIARTAKRHKLPSEASKRFERGVDPEAARAAAQRAVDLLVLIAGGTAEAGVTDIVGPQPVRTITIAADLPDRVAGTAYGRETVARRLQEVGCTVVGADLLEVTPPSWRPDLTDPNDLAEEVIRLEGYDNVPARMPQVPPGQGLTPAQRTHRRIGVALAGAGYVEVNNYPFLGDQAFDELGLAADDVRRRTVKLVNPLNDEEPALRTTLLPGLLGAVRRNIGRGNTDLAVFETGLVFLPEAEPKVAPRPAVDRRPSEAELAELNAALPAQPRHVAVALAGERLPSGWWGKGGQAGWADAVQAARAVAAAAGVELTVRPGQAAPWHPGRCAELLVAGTERVVGHAGELHPRVVKALHLPERTSVMELDVDALTADGEQLVQGPTVSGYPVATQDVALIVDGSVPAAAVEAALRDGAGELLEAIRLFDVFTGEQVGEGKKSLAYALRFRATDRTLTADEASAAREAAVAVAQERTGAVLRGV, encoded by the coding sequence ATGCGCGTCCCGCTTTCCTGGCTGCGCGAGTACGTCGACCTGCCGGAGTCGGTGACCGGCCGCGAGGTCGCCGAGAAGCTGATCCGGGCCGGTCTGGAGGTGGAGACCGTCGAGCAGCTCGGCGGCGACCTCAAGGGCCCGCTGGTGGTCGGCGAGGTGCTCTCGATCGAGGAGCTGACCGGGTTCAAGAAGCCGATCCGGTACTGCATGGTCAACGTCGGCGAGGCGAACGGCACCGGCGAGCCGCAGGAGATCGTCTGCGGCGCCCGCAACTTCGCGGTCGGCGACAAGGTGGTCGTGGTGCTGCCCGGCGCCGTGCTGCCCGGCCCGTTCCCGATCGCCGCCCGGCAGACCTACGGCCGCACCTCGGCCGGCATGATCTGCTCCTCCCGCGAGCTCGGCATGGGCGACACTGCGTCTGATTCTCTTGGGGGCGACGGCATCATCGTGCTGCCGCCGGAGTACGCCCCCGGCACCGACGCGGTCGAGCTGCTCCAGCTGGTCGACGAGGTGCTGGACATCGCCGTCACCCCGGACCGCGGCTACTGCCTGTCGATGCGCGGGGTGGCCCGGGAGGCGGCCGCCGCCTTCGGGCTGCCGCTGGCCGACCCGGCGCTGCTCGACGTGCCGCCGGCCAACTCCTACGGCTACCTGGTGAAGATCGCCGACCCGGTCGGCTGCGACCGCTTCGTGGCCCGCACCGTGGTCGGCATCGACCCGGCCGCCAAGTCGCCGATCTGGCTCCAGCGCCGGCTGCAGAAGATGCACGTGCGCCCGATCTCGCTGACCGTCGACATCACCAACTACGTGATGCTTGAGGTCGGCCAGCCGCTGCACGCCTACGACCGCGCCCGGGTCGACGGCCCGATCACGGTCCGCCGGGCCGAGCCCGGCGAGGTGCTCACCACGCTGGACGGGCAGAAGCGCGAGCTCGCCGCCGAGGACCTGCTGATCTGCGACAACTCCGGCCCGATCGGGCTGGCCGGCGTCATGGGCGGGGCCTCCACCGAGATCCTCGACCCGGTGGCCGACCCGGAGACCGGCCAGGTCACCGGCAGTACCGAGGTGATCATCGAGGCCGCGCACTTCGACCCGGTCGCGATCGCCCGCACCGCCAAGCGGCACAAGCTGCCCTCCGAGGCCTCCAAGCGCTTCGAGCGCGGCGTGGACCCGGAGGCCGCCCGGGCCGCCGCCCAGCGCGCGGTGGACCTGCTGGTGCTGATCGCCGGCGGCACCGCCGAGGCGGGCGTCACCGACATCGTCGGCCCGCAGCCGGTGCGCACCATCACCATCGCCGCCGACCTGCCGGACCGGGTCGCGGGCACCGCCTACGGCCGGGAGACGGTCGCCCGCCGGCTCCAGGAAGTGGGCTGCACGGTGGTCGGCGCCGACCTGCTGGAGGTCACCCCGCCCAGCTGGCGCCCCGACCTGACCGACCCCAATGACCTGGCGGAGGAGGTCATCCGGCTGGAGGGCTACGACAACGTGCCCGCCCGGATGCCCCAGGTGCCGCCGGGCCAGGGCCTCACCCCCGCCCAGCGGACGCACCGCCGGATCGGGGTGGCGCTGGCCGGCGCCGGCTACGTCGAGGTCAACAACTACCCGTTCCTCGGCGACCAGGCCTTCGACGAGCTGGGTCTGGCGGCGGACGACGTCCGCCGGCGCACCGTCAAGCTGGTCAACCCGCTGAACGACGAGGAGCCGGCGCTGCGCACCACGCTGCTGCCGGGCCTGCTCGGCGCGGTGCGGCGCAACATCGGCCGGGGCAACACCGACCTGGCCGTGTTCGAGACCGGGCTGGTCTTCCTGCCCGAGGCCGAGCCGAAGGTCGCCCCGCGTCCGGCCGTGGACCGGCGCCCGAGCGAGGCGGAGCTGGCCGAGCTGAACGCCGCGCTGCCCGCGCAGCCGCGCCACGTCGCGGTCGCACTGGCCGGTGAGCGGCTGCCCTCCGGCTGGTGGGGCAAGGGCGGGCAGGCCGGCTGGGCCGACGCCGTGCAGGCCGCCCGCGCGGTGGCCGCGGCCGCCGGCGTCGAGCTGACGGTCCGTCCGGGCCAGGCCGCGCCGTGGCACCCGGGCCGCTGTGCCGAGCTGCTGGTGGCGGGCACCGAGCGGGTGGTCGGCCACGCCGGCGAGCTGCACCCGCGGGTGGTCAAGGCGCTGCACCTGCCCGAGCGCACCTCGGTGATGGAGCTGGACGTGGACGCGCTGACCGCCGACGGCGAGCAGCTGGTGCAGGGTCCGACCGTCTCCGGCTACCCGGTGGCGACCCAGGACGTGGCGCTGATCGTGGACGGCTCGGTGCCGGCCGCCGCGGTGGAGGCCGCGCTGCGCGACGGCGCGGGCGAGCTGCTGGAGGCGATCCGGCTGTTCGACGTCTTCACCGGCGAGCAGGTCGGCGAGGGCAAGAAGTCGCTGGCCTACGCGCTGCGGTTCCGGGCGACCGACCGCACGCTGACCGCGGACGAGGCCTCGGCCGCCCGCGAGGCCGCCGTCGCCGTCGCGCAGGAGCGCACCGGCGCGGTGCTCCGCGGCGTCTGA
- a CDS encoding glycosyltransferase 87 family protein: MLTTSPPGRLASTWAVLLRRAGWILAGSLAVHLVLTVLATDMFDLKVYYQGAPSLLHGRLYDFVLHRADPNAAQLPFTYPPFAALLFLPLSALPWAAAATVWQLLSLASLALLVHCSFRLLGRGHQRRHAMLWFALALWLEPVKHGLDLGQIDLVLAAVVLAGITYGRSLAAGAGVAVAAGVKLVPAITGLYFLVTRQWRAACWSAVVFFATVGVAWAVDPAESHRYWFELLGDPSRIGQVASFENQSLRGALARTLGHDGGMSPLWCALALGMALAAAPALRTAARHGEALAVLVVTQLLGLLYSPISWSHHWVWFLPTLICLVHGPARHSAVGRLAIGAWLAATGSWLVPAAGHAAAHVASGHAVPWYLIALDWCYPVCALLSFLALALAPRPAPAAGVRMPHQEAVPAPALD, translated from the coding sequence GTGCTCACAACCTCGCCGCCGGGGCGGCTCGCCTCGACCTGGGCGGTGCTGCTGCGCCGGGCCGGCTGGATCCTGGCCGGCTCGCTGGCGGTGCACCTGGTGCTCACCGTGCTGGCCACCGACATGTTCGACCTGAAGGTCTACTACCAGGGCGCGCCCAGCCTGCTGCACGGCCGGCTCTACGACTTCGTGCTGCACCGCGCCGACCCCAATGCGGCGCAACTGCCGTTCACCTACCCTCCGTTCGCCGCGCTGCTGTTCCTGCCGCTGTCCGCGCTGCCCTGGGCAGCGGCCGCCACCGTCTGGCAGCTGCTCTCGCTGGCCTCGCTGGCGCTGCTGGTGCACTGCTCCTTCCGGCTGCTCGGCCGCGGCCACCAGCGGCGGCACGCCATGCTCTGGTTCGCCCTGGCGCTCTGGCTGGAGCCGGTCAAGCACGGCCTGGACCTCGGCCAGATCGACCTGGTGCTGGCCGCCGTGGTGCTCGCCGGCATCACCTACGGCCGCTCCCTCGCGGCCGGCGCGGGCGTGGCGGTCGCGGCCGGGGTCAAGCTGGTCCCCGCCATCACCGGCCTGTACTTCCTGGTCACCCGTCAGTGGCGGGCCGCCTGCTGGTCGGCCGTCGTGTTCTTCGCCACCGTCGGGGTGGCCTGGGCGGTCGACCCGGCGGAGAGCCACCGCTACTGGTTCGAGCTGCTCGGCGACCCGAGCCGGATAGGCCAGGTGGCCTCCTTCGAGAACCAGTCGCTGCGCGGCGCGCTGGCCCGCACCCTGGGCCACGACGGCGGCATGTCGCCGCTCTGGTGCGCGCTGGCGCTGGGCATGGCGCTGGCCGCCGCACCGGCCCTGCGCACCGCCGCCCGGCACGGCGAGGCGCTGGCCGTCCTGGTGGTCACCCAGCTGCTCGGGCTGCTCTACAGCCCGATCTCCTGGAGCCACCACTGGGTCTGGTTCCTGCCCACGCTGATCTGCCTGGTGCACGGCCCGGCCCGGCACTCCGCGGTCGGGCGGCTGGCGATCGGCGCCTGGCTGGCCGCCACCGGGAGCTGGCTGGTGCCGGCCGCCGGCCACGCCGCCGCGCACGTCGCGAGCGGCCACGCCGTGCCCTGGTACCTGATCGCCCTCGACTGGTGCTACCCGGTCTGCGCGCTGCTCAGCTTCCTCGCCCTCGCCCTGGCCCCCCGGCCCGCGCCGGCCGCCGGAGTCCGGATGCCGCACCAGGAGGCCGTCCCGGCACCCGCCCTGGACTGA
- a CDS encoding 3-hydroxybutyryl-CoA dehydrogenase: protein MSDISRVGVIGCGLMGSGIAEVFARSGLDVLVSEASATALEAGRARITNSLDTAVKRGKLTVEQRDEALGRIGFTTELAEFADRDLVVEAVAEIEEIKVQIFQTLDQVVTRRDAILASNTSSIPIVKLAAATSRPEQVIGLHFFNPAPVQKLVEVIPTLTTSAETTARTESFAVEVLGKEPIRARDRAGFVVNALLVPYLLSAVRMFESGVATAADIDKGMEAGCAHPMGPLRLCDLIGLDTIVSIADSMYEEFKEPLFAAPPLLSRMVDAGLLGRKSGRGFYDYTATA from the coding sequence GTGAGCGACATCTCGCGCGTCGGAGTGATCGGTTGCGGCCTCATGGGGTCGGGCATCGCCGAGGTCTTCGCCCGGTCCGGGCTGGACGTGCTGGTCTCGGAGGCGAGTGCCACCGCCCTGGAGGCCGGCCGGGCCCGGATCACGAACTCGCTGGACACCGCCGTCAAGCGCGGCAAGCTCACCGTCGAGCAGCGCGACGAGGCGCTGGGCCGGATCGGCTTCACCACCGAGCTGGCCGAGTTCGCCGACCGCGACCTGGTGGTCGAGGCGGTCGCCGAGATCGAGGAGATCAAGGTCCAGATCTTCCAGACCCTGGACCAGGTGGTCACCCGCCGCGACGCGATCCTGGCCTCCAACACCTCCTCGATCCCGATCGTCAAGCTCGCCGCCGCGACCAGCCGCCCGGAGCAGGTGATCGGCCTGCACTTCTTCAACCCCGCGCCGGTGCAGAAGCTGGTCGAGGTGATCCCGACCCTGACCACCTCCGCCGAGACCACCGCGCGGACCGAGTCCTTCGCGGTCGAGGTGCTCGGCAAGGAGCCGATCCGGGCCCGCGACCGGGCCGGCTTCGTGGTGAACGCGCTGCTGGTGCCCTACCTGCTCTCCGCCGTGCGGATGTTCGAGTCCGGGGTGGCCACCGCCGCTGACATCGACAAGGGCATGGAGGCCGGCTGCGCCCACCCGATGGGCCCGCTGCGGCTGTGCGACCTGATCGGCCTGGACACCATCGTCTCGATCGCCGACTCGATGTACGAGGAGTTCAAGGAGCCGCTGTTCGCCGCTCCCCCGCTGCTCTCCCGGATGGTCGACGCGGGCCTGCTGGGCCGCAAGTCCGGCCGCGGCTTCTACGACTACACCGCCACCGCCTGA
- a CDS encoding SDR family NAD(P)-dependent oxidoreductase encodes MRTGTLEGQVALVTGAGRGIGREIALGLAAEGMAVGLVGRTLESLTGTLKACVKEGARGIAVTADVARPGAVREAVRSVERDLGPIDLLVNNAGQVDRAEVPIWEVDPGQWWQVVEVNLRGPFNLMRSVLPGMVERRRGRILNLNSGFAVRPDGHYTAYATSKGALLQLSDNIADSLAEHHVVVLDISPGAVATDMTAGMPMFAGMKEWNSIPYMVAVAVDAARGRFDALHGRFLHAGRDDLEQLVAAAERIRALDARTLRLRSYGDDDPLS; translated from the coding sequence ATGCGCACCGGCACGCTGGAGGGACAGGTGGCCCTGGTGACCGGCGCCGGCCGGGGGATCGGGCGGGAGATCGCGCTCGGCCTGGCCGCCGAGGGGATGGCGGTGGGGCTGGTCGGCCGGACCCTGGAGTCGCTGACCGGGACCCTCAAGGCCTGCGTCAAGGAGGGCGCCCGGGGGATCGCGGTGACCGCCGACGTGGCCCGGCCCGGCGCGGTCCGGGAGGCGGTGCGCAGCGTGGAGCGCGACCTCGGGCCGATCGACCTGCTGGTCAACAACGCCGGGCAGGTGGACCGGGCCGAGGTGCCGATCTGGGAGGTCGACCCGGGCCAGTGGTGGCAGGTGGTGGAGGTGAACCTGCGCGGGCCGTTCAACCTGATGCGCAGCGTGCTGCCCGGCATGGTGGAGCGGCGCCGGGGCCGGATCCTCAACCTGAACTCGGGCTTCGCGGTGCGCCCCGACGGCCACTACACGGCCTACGCCACCTCCAAGGGCGCGCTGCTCCAGCTCTCCGACAACATCGCCGACTCGCTGGCCGAGCACCACGTGGTGGTGCTGGACATCAGTCCCGGCGCGGTGGCCACCGACATGACTGCCGGGATGCCGATGTTCGCCGGGATGAAGGAGTGGAACAGCATCCCGTACATGGTCGCGGTCGCGGTGGACGCGGCCCGGGGGCGGTTCGACGCGCTGCACGGGCGGTTCCTGCACGCGGGGCGGGACGACCTGGAGCAGTTGGTGGCCGCGGCCGAGCGGATCCGGGCGCTGGACGCCCGGACCCTGCGGCTGCGGTCCTACGGGGACGACGACCCGCTGAGTTGA